The Vitis riparia cultivar Riparia Gloire de Montpellier isolate 1030 chromosome 10, EGFV_Vit.rip_1.0, whole genome shotgun sequence genome includes a region encoding these proteins:
- the LOC117923702 gene encoding RNA polymerase II C-terminal domain phosphatase-like 1 produces the protein MYKSIVYEGDDVVGEVEIYPQNQGLELMKEIRISHYSQPSERCPPLAVLHTITSCGVCFKMESSKAQSQDTPLYLLHSTCIRENKTAVMSLGEEELHLVAMYSKKKDGQYPCFWGFNVALGLYSSCLVMLNLRCLGIVFDLDETLIVANTMRSFEDRIDALQRKINTEVDPQRISGMVAEVRRYQDDRNILKQYAENDQVVENGKLFKTQPEIVPALSDNHQPIVRPLIRLQEKNIILTRINPLIRDTSVLVRLRPAWEDLRSYLTARGRKRFEVYVCTMAERDYALEMWRLLDPESNLINSKELLDRIVCVKSGSRKSLFNVFQDGICHPKMALVIDDRLKVWDEKDQPRVHVVPAFAPYYAPQAEANNAISVLCVARNVACNVRGGFFKEFDEGLLQRIPEISYEDDIKDIRSAPDVSNYLVSEDDASVSNGNRDQPCFDGMADVEVERKLKDAISAPSTVTSLDPRLSPPLQFAVAASSGLAPQPAAQGSIMPFSNKQFPQSASLIKPLAPEPTMQSSPAREEGEVPESELDPDTRRRLLILQHGQDTREHASSDPPFPVRPPIQVSVPRVQSRGSWFPADEEMSPRQLNRAVPKEFPLDSDTMHIEKHRPHHPSFFHKVESSASSDRILHENQRLSKEVLHRDDRLRLNHSLPGYHSFSGEEVPLGRSSSNRDLDFESGRGAPYAETPAVGLQEIAMKCGTKLEFRPSLVAATELQFSIEVWFAGEKIGEGTGKTRREAQCQAAEASLMYLSYRYLHGDVNRFPNASDNNFMSDTNSFGYQSFPKEGSMSFSTASESSRLLDPRLESSKKSMGSISALKELCMMEGLGVEFLSQPPLSSNSTQKEEICAQVEIDGQVLGKGTGSTWDDAKMQAAEKALGSLKSMLGQFSQKRQASPRSLQGMGKRLKSEFTRGLQRTPSSGRYSKNTSPVP, from the exons ATGTATAAATCTATAGTTTATGAAGGGGATGATGTGGTTGGGGAAGTTGAGATATATCCACAGAATCAAGGGTTGGAGTTGATGAAGGAAATCAGGATCTCTCACTACTCGCAACCGAGTGAGAGGTGTCCACCACTGGCCGTGCTACATACAATCACGTCTTGTGGTGTTTGCTTCAAAATGGAGTCGTCAAAGGCTCAGTCACAGGACACGCCGCTGTATCTTTTGCACTCGACATGTATCAGGGAGAACAAG ACTGCGGTAATGTCACTAGGAGAGGAGGAGCTCCACTTGGTTGCTATGTATTCAAAGAAGAAAGATGGACAATATCCATGTTTCTGGGGATTCAATGTTGCATTGGGACTCTATAGTTCATGTCTTGTCATGCTGAACCTTAGATGTCTTGGTATCGTATTTGATCTGGACGAAACACTCATTGTAGCAAATACAATGCGATCATTTGAGGACAGAATTGATGCCTTACAGCGGAAAATAAACACTGAGGTGGATCCACAACGCATTTCTGGCATGGTGGCAGAAGTCAGGCGTTATCAAGATGACAGGAATATATTGAAGCAATATGCTGAAAATGATCAGGTTGTTGAAAATGGAAAGTTGTTTAAAACTCAACCTGAGATAGTCCCAGCTTTGTCAGACAACCATCAACCTATTGTTCGCCCGCTTATACGattacaagaaaaaaacattattcTGACTCGCATTAATCCATTG ATTCGTGATACAAGTGTACTTGTGAGGCTAAGACCTGCATGGGAGGACCTCCGGAGCTACCTAACTGCAAGGGGGCGCAAGCGTTTTGAGGTTTATGTTTGCACCATGGCTGAAAGGGATTATGCTTTGGAAATGTGGAGGCTTCTTGATCCAGAGTCAAATTTGATAAACTCAAAAGAATTGTTGGATCGCATTGTGTGCGTCAAGTCtg GCTCAAGAAAGTCACTGTTCAATGTCTTTCAAGATGGAATCTGCCATCCTAAGATGGCTTTAGTAATTGATGATCGTTTGAAAGTGTGGGATGAAAAAGATCAACCTCGAGTACATGTTGTACCTGCATTTGCTCCATATTATGCTCCTCAAGCTGAA GCAAATAATGCTATTTCCGTCCTGTGTGTTGCAAGAAATGTTGCATGCAATGTCAGAGGTGGTTTTTTCAA AGAATTTGATGAGGGCCTTCTACAACGGATTCCTGAAATTTCATATGAAGACGATATTAAAGATATTCGTTCAGCTCCTGATGTGAGCAACTATTTAGTTTCAGAG GATGATGCTTCAGTTTCAAATGGAAACAGGGATCAACCTTGTTTTGATGGCATGGCAGATGTTGaggttgaaagaaaattaaag GATGCAATTTCAGCTCCTTCAACAGTTACTAGTCTAGATCCAAGGCTTTCTCCTCCTCTACAGTTTGCAGTGGCTGCTTCTTCTGGATTGGCACCACAGCCAGCAGCTCAAGGGTCAATTATGCCTTTTTCCAATAAGCAGTTTCCTCAGTCGGCTTCATTAATTAAACCATTGGCTCCGGAACCAACCATGCAAAGCTCTCCTGCTAGGGAAGAGGGTGAGGTACCAGAATCTGAATTAGATCCAGATACAAGGAGGAGGCTTCTCATACTACAACATGGGCAAGATACGAGAGAACACGCATCAAGTGATCCTCCTTTTCCTGTAAGACCTCCCATACAAGTTTCAGTTCCACGGGTGCAATCACGTGGGAGCTGGTTTCCTGCGGATGAAGAGATGAGCCCAAGACAACTGAACCGGGCAGTGCCCAAGGAATTCCCTTTAGATTCAGATACAATGCATATTGAGAAGCACCGACCTCACCACCCATCCTTTTTCCACAAGGTTGAAAGTTCCGCTTCTTCTGATAGAATCCTTCATGAAAATCAAAGATTATCAAAAGAG GTTCTTCACAGAGATGATAGATTAAGGTTAAACCATTCACTGCCTGGTTATCACTCTTTCTCAG GTGAGGAGGTCCCTTTGGGCAGATCATCCTCCAACAGGGATCTTGATTTCGAATCAGGACGAGGTGCTCCATATGCTGAGACTCCAGCTGTAGGCCTGCAAGAAATTGCAATGAAGTGTGGAACCAAg TTGGAGTTCAGGCCCTCATTGGTTGCTGCTACAGAGCTGCAATTCTCGATTGAG gTTTGGTTTGCAGGAGAGAAAATTGGTGAAGGAACTGGTAAAACAAGAAGAGAAGCACAATGTCAGGCTGCTGAAGCTTCTCTTATGTATCTGTCTT ATAGATATCTGCATGGGGATGTGAATAGGTTTCCTAATGCAAGTGACAACAATTTTATGAGTGATACAAATTCTTTTGGTTATCAGTCCTTCCCCAAGGAGGGATCTATGTCATTTTCAACTGCATCAGAGTCATCTAGGCTTCTAGACCCAAGGCTGGAAAGTTCTAAGAAGTCGATGGGTTCAATCTCTGCCCTAAAAGAATTA TGCATGATGGAGGGCCTTGGTGTAGAATTTCTATCTCAGCCTCCACTTTCATCTAACTCGACCCAGAAGGAAGAGATATGTGCTCAG GTTGAAATAGATGGACAGGTCTTAGGGAAGGGAACTGGATCAACATGGGATGATGCTAAAATGCAG GCTGCTGAAAAGGCCCTTGGAAGTCTAAAGTCTATGCTTGGTCAATTTAGTCAGAAACGTCAGGCTTCCCCACG GTCTCTGCAAGGGATGGGTAAACGGTTAAAGTCTGAGTTTACACGAGGTCTTCAGCGGACGCCTTCCTCTGGCAGATATTCCAAGAATACTTCTCCAGTGCCCTGA
- the LOC117923697 gene encoding uncharacterized protein LOC117923697: MIVRTYGRRNRGIARTYSDGLNDVVEDPYKESVSQESPHELYGLALSSQDSSHWSFESEPYGHNSLPPKDSENGVVRKSKKARIGKRELGGAKNSRSLISAATATATLMETQEFGEMMEHVDEVNFALDGLRKGQPARIRRASLLSLLSICGTAQQRRLLRTQGMAKTIMDAVIGLSFDDSPSNLAAATIFFVLTSDSHDDYLLESPTCIRFLLELLKPPMSNATHGKAPSIGIKLLGLRKDADPLRDTNKTIDSSSTAIVHKVQEVLVSCKEIKSSSGDDNGVGRPELSPKWIALLTMEKACFSTISLEDTSGTVRKTGGNFKEKFREFGGLDAVFEVAMNSHSTLEGWLKHGSPSIRDAKDDANLQSLVLLLKCLKIMENAAFLSKDNQSHLLGMKGKGNCNGSRLSFIKLILSIIKTLSGLSLSKSSSTISIDEKSRNISDGISHDSQVDCMADYKVESNGNLFVNYSRKSCSMERTSPEKCFNISQRSRWLSTARSGCTASSSETATTSMADACLLKMRVNSSTSGSCNEISRSSNIGTPVNSNGSQRSFGFGKSFNISDDTKFELLEDSQDPFAFDEDDFKPSKWDMLSGKQKVPQTKKCRVTYRGLEDGCLSQLMMTQQESSNRESNELHEISCPAEISCSDAINNENSNLLADCLLNAVKVLMNLTNDNPVGCQQIADCGGLETMSALIADHFPSFSSSSSPSCEMKEIAMFSNSSVELDPQNDTHLTDQELDFLVAILGLLVNLVEKDDRNRSRLAAASVSLPSSEGLEEGTRRDVIPLLCSIFLANKGAGEAAEDLSWNDEAALLQGEKEAEKMIVESYAALLLAFLSTESKGTRDAIADCLPDHNLRILVPVLDQFLAFHMSLNMLSPETQKAVSEVIESCRVA, encoded by the exons ATGATAGTTCGAACATACGGTCGTCGCAACCGGGGAATTGCAAGAACCTACTCCGACGGCCTAAACGACGTCGTCGAAGACCCCTACAAGGAGTCTGTATCGCAAGAAAGCCCCCACGAGCTCTACGGGCTGGCGTTATCGTCCCAAGATTCGTCGCACTGGTCCTTTGAGTCTGAACCTTACGGCCATAATTCGTTGCCGCCCAAAGATTCGGAAAACGGTGTCGTTCGGAAGTCGAAGAAGGCGAGGATTGGGAAGCGAGAATTAGGCGGGGCTAAGAATTCTAGGTCGTTGATTTCGGCAGCAACGGCGACGGCGACATTGATGGAGACGCAGGAGTTTGGGGAGATGATGGAGCATGTGGACGAGGTGAATTTTGCTTTGGATGGGCTGAGGAAGGGCCAGCCGGCGCGGATCAGGCGGGCGAGCCTTTTATCTTTGTTGTCTATTTGTGGCACTGCTCAGCAGCGGCGGCTTCTGAGGACTCAGGG GATGGCAAAGACAATTATGGATGCTGTCATTGGTCTTAGCTTTGATGACTCACCAAGCAATCTGGCTGCTGCaactattttctttgttttgacaAGTGAT AGTCATGACGATTACCTTTTGGAGTCTCCCACCTGCATCCGGTTTCTACTTGAATTGTTGAAACCACCCATGTCTAATGCCACTCATGGTAAAGCCCCGAGCATCGGCATTAAGCTTCTTGGACTACGTAAGGATGCTGACCCCTTACGGGatacaaataaaacaatagaTTCCAGTTCCACTGCAATTGTTCACAAAGTTCAGGAAGTCCTTGTAAGTTGCAAGGAAATAAAATCAAGCAGTGGGGATGATAATGGAGTGGGGAGGCCAGAATTAAGCCCTAAATGGATAGCTTTGTTGACTATGGAGAAAGCCTGTTTTTCCACCATTTCTCTTGAAG ACACCTCTGGTACAGTAAGGAAGACAGGGGGCAACTTCAAGGAAAAATTTCGGGAGTTCGGAGGACTTGATGCTGTTTTTGAGGTTGCGATGAATAGTCATTCCACTTTGGAG GGATGGCTAAAACATGGTTCACCTTCAATTAGGGATGCAAAAGATGATGCAAATCTACAAAGTCTGGTGCTGcttttaaaatgtttgaaaatcaTGGAAAATGCTGCCTTCCTGAGTAAGGATAATCAG AGTCATTTGCTTGGAATGAAAGGAAAAGGGAACTGTAATGGATCTCGGCTATCTTTTATAAAACTCATTTTAAGTATCATCAAGACCCTCTCAG GTCTTTCTTTAAGTAAAAGTTCTTCCACCATTTCCATCGATGAAAAATCTCGTAATATCTCTGATGGGATTAGTCATGATTCTCAAGTGGATTGTATGGCAGATTATAAAG TGGAGAGCAATGGGAATTTATTTGTCAATTATTCTAGAAAGTCCTGTAGCATGGAGAGGACCTCTCCAGAAAAGTGCTTCAATATATCTCAGAGGAGTCGGTGGTTGTCTACTGCTCGGTCAGGGTGTACCGCATCCAGTTCTGAAACTGCCACCACATCCATGGCTGATGCTTGTTTGTTGAAGATGAGAGTCAATTCATCCACATCTGGCTCATGCAATGAGATATCAAGGAGTTCAAATATTGGAACACCTGTAAATAGTAATGGTTCACAGAGGAGCTTTGGTTTTGGTAAGAGTTTCAATATATCTGATGACACCAAGTTTGAACTTTTAGAGGACAGCCAAGATCCTTTTGCATTTGATGAAGATGATTTTAAACCTTCCAAGTGGGACATGCTGTCCGGGAAACAAAAGGTGCCTCAAACTAAAAAGTGCAGAGTTACATACAGAGGACTAGAAGATGGGTGTCTATCTCAGCTAATGATGACCCAACAAGAATCAAGTAACAGGGAAAGCAATGAATTGCATGAGATTTCATGTCCAGCAGAGATTTCTTGCTCAGATGCTATAAACAATGAAAACTCCAACCTACTGGCCGACTGCCTACTAAATGCTGTCAAG GTTCTGATGAACTTAACAAATGACAACCCTGTTGGCTGTCAGCAAATTGCTGACTGTGGGGGACTGGAGACTATGTCTGCTTTGATTGCTGACCACTTCCCTTCATTCAGCTCGTCTTCATCTCCCTCCTGTGAGATGAAAGAAATTGCCATGTTCTCCAACTCAAGTGTTGAACTTGACCCTCAGAATGACACACATCTCACAGATCAAGAGTTAGATTTTCTTGTTGCTATCTTGGGCCTGCTTGTGAACTTGGTAGAGAAGGATGATCGCAACAG ATCAAGGCTTGCAGCAGCCAGTGTGTCATTGCCTAGCTCAGAAGGGCTAGAAGAGGGGACTCGAAGGGATGTGATTCCACTATTGTGCTCCATATTTTTGGCCAACAAAGGAGCGGGTGAGGCAGCTGAGGATTTGTCTTGG AATGATGAGGCAGCTTTGTTGCAAGGAGAGAAAGAAGCTGAGAAGATGATTGTAGAATCTTATGCAGCCCTGCTTCTTGCCTTTCTTTCCACTGAAAG TAAGGGCACCCGTGATGCCATTGCTGACTGTCTCCCAGATCACAACTTGAGGATTCTGGTGCCTGTGTTGGATCAGTTCTTG GCATTTCATATGTCGCTAAACATGTTGTCACCGGAGACCCAAAAAGCAGTGAGTGAAGTAATAGAATCATGCAGAGTGGCGTGA